One genomic segment of Impatiens glandulifera chromosome 6, dImpGla2.1, whole genome shotgun sequence includes these proteins:
- the LOC124943611 gene encoding coiled-coil domain-containing protein 1-like — protein sequence MVDGTSVTTHLNEFNIIVNQLLSIVIDFGDEGHLKRNYKAPKENNDDKNDGSNAITETVIDVLLLSIDNGEPLDIVGIGDIKLKIVNNFVWKINKVNEEYLEKVNEEDLEKANVLIEDPVNENIEDVVDKLNDKDKDGIVELKDEDVDEKKNEDVEEKKNEDVMENVVNEEVVYEIDDVEKVDVNKDVVEKNEDKRNNEDGIDDVEKVDVNEDVMEKKEDKQKNEDVNEKVEDVNDKNKVVNEKKNVNDIDKEDKQKLEDDVFVQNLGKKEDT from the exons ATGGtagatggtacttctgtcactactcatttgaacgaatttaatataattgtgAATCAACTGTTATCTATTgtgattgattttggggatgaa GGTCACTTAAAGAGGAACTACAAAGCACCAAAGGAAAACAATGACGATAAAAATGATGGATCCAACGCAATTACAGAAACTGTCATTGATGTGTTGCTTCTGTCTATTGATA ATGGTGAGCCattagatattgttggcattgggGACATTAAATTGAAGATAGTAAACAAttttgtttggaagattaataag GTGAATGAGGAATATTTGGAGAAGGTGAATGAGGAAGATTTGGAGAAGGCAAATGTGTTGATTGAGGATCCGGTGAATGAGAATATTGAG gATGTGGTGGATAAGTTGAATGATAAAGACAAGGATGGGATTGTGGAGCTGAAGGATGAGGATGTGGATGAGAAGAAGAACGAGGATGTGGAGGAGAAAAAGAATGAGGATGTGATGGAGAATGTGGTGAATGAGGAAGTGGTG TATGAAATTGATGATGTAGAGAAGGTGGATGTAAATAAGGATGTAGTGGAGAAgaatgaagataagaggaacAATGAG GATGGGATTGATGATGTGGAGAAGGTGGATGTGAATGAGGATGTGATGGAGAAGAAGGAAGACAAGCAGAAGAATGAG GATGTgaatgagaaggtggaggatgtgAATGATAAAAACAAGGTGGTGAATGAGAAGAAAAATGTGAATGATATAGACAAGGAAGACAAACAGAAGTTGGAGGATGATGTGTTTGTACAGAATTTGGGGAAGAAGGAGGACACGTAG
- the LOC124943613 gene encoding ABC transporter I family member 20-like has translation MVPQVVAAPLELDLNASPNLNVQACETLGSKEDNVSTPLVNGEMPTANEPEADNVGENNETEIIYSDEDDSWMSSWMCEEKRLPLRVLVIDLSWRMHKVSLMDREDECRYAGLLKPYKVVCIALSVLLARADLLKFLKKECEERGASIIYATHTFDGLKDWPSHIVYVARGELQLALPMEEVKKESNLSLMRTVEKWLRKERDEDRKMWSERKAKGLLEFEREVNGSCVIGDPARCGAYTINNGWAVGRLNFTIVGEDNFILSSNRVLR, from the exons ATGGTTCCTCAGGTGGTTGCTGCTCCATTAGAGCTTGATCTTAATGCATCTCCCAACCTTAATGTTCAAGCCTGTGAAACCTTAG GTTCAAAGGAAGACAATGTCTCGACGCCTTTGGTTAATGGGGAAATGCCTACGGCTAATGAACCAGAAGCAGACAATGTTGGAGAAAATAATGAAACAGAAATAATCTATAGTGATGAAGATGACTCCTGGATGTCATCCTGGATGTG TGAAGAAAAGAGGTTGCCTTTGCGG GTATTGGTAATTGATCTGTCATGGAGAATGCACAAGGTATCTCTGATGGACAGAGAAGATGAGTGCAGATATGCGGGTCTATTAAAACCATATAAGGTAGTATGTATAGCTTTGTCA GTTCTTCTTGCAAGGGCCGATTTACTGAAATTTCTTAAAAAGGAATGTGAAGAAAGAGGAGCATCGATTATTTATGCTACTCATACATTCGATGGTCTGAAGGATTGGCCTTCCCACATT GTTTACGTCGCTCGTGGGGAATTGCAGTTGGCTTTGCCAATGGAAGAAGTTAAGAAAGAAAGTAACTTGTCATTAATG AGAACTGTTGAGAAATGGCTGAGGAAGGAAAGAGACGAGGATAGAAAGATGTGGAGCGAGAGAAAGGCAAAAGGTCTGCTTGAATTTGAGAGAGAAGTGAATGGTAGCTGTGTAATTGGAGATCCAGCCCGATGTGGTGCCTATACAATCAACAATGGTTGGGCTGTTGGAAGATTGAATTTCACTATTGTTGGTGAAGATAATTTTATCCTAAGTTCTAATAGAGTTCTTAGGTAG
- the LOC124943614 gene encoding uncharacterized protein At5g08430-like — MRCHYCFNCNKTAKYHCFCCPKGVCQRCADSVDFACIKDTKGFCHSCVKLALLGEAGETVDSDGNSLDFSNRETFECLFLEYWVIIKKEENLTSEDLQSANTALKNWNKSISSDSVLVESSESDTMSSFYSEDEEKEIKSPQVMKKSKDEASGSKNKAAKPKRKFIDWGSEALIEFLTSIGKQTIDKLSQYEVSSIVSRYISDNNLCSMEKKKKVLCDARLQSLFQKKTLNKNKIYDLLELHFAENIEVLDDEFWSFLSDEDDDGVTASTKKKRTLSTIKEAAETEEVQEEGPKSCFASIVEENIKLVFLMKSLVKKMLDNNESEAFDAKVIGCFVKIRSDPMDYSQKKPFSTRANNRFVFAHIMHPY, encoded by the exons ATGA GGTGTCATTATTGTTTTAATTGCAATAAGACTGCGAAATATCACTGCTTTTGCTGTCCAAAAGGCGTGTGTCAGCGGTGTGCAGATAGCGTTGATTTTGCATGTATTAAAGACACCAAAGGGTTCTGTCATAGTTGTGTGAAGCTTGCACTACTTGGGGAGGCAGGCGAAACTGTAGACTCTGATGGG AATTCTTTGGACTTTAGTAATCGAGAAACATTTGAGTGTCTATTCTTGGAATATTGGGTTATAATTAAGAAGGAGGAGAATTTGACATCGGAAGATCTTCAATCTGCAAATACTGCTCTTAAAAATTGGAACAAAAGTATTAGTTCTGACTCAGTTTTGGTTGAGAGTTCAGAAAGCGATACAATGTCAAGCTTCtatagtgaagatgaagaaaaagaaataaagtcCCCACAAGTAATGAAGAAATCCAAAGATGAAGCGTCTGGAAGCAAAAACAAAGCTGCcaaaccaaaaagaaaatttattgacTGGGGATCAGAAGCTCTCATCGAATTTCTTACATCTATTGGTAAACAGACAATCGATAAATTATCACAGTATGAGGTGTCTTCTATTGTCAGTCGATACATCAGTGATAACAACTTATGTAGTatggaaaagaagaagaaggttttGTGTGATGCGAGATTACAATCACTATTTCAGAAGAAAACActgaacaaaaacaaaatatatgaccTCCTAGAACTCCATTTTGCTGAAAACATTGAAGTACTCGACGATGAATTCTGGTCATTTTTATCGGATGAGGATGATGATGGTGTGACGGCGTCAACAAAAAAGAAGAGAACATTAAGCACAATTAAGGAAGCTGCAGAAACAGAGGAAGTGCAGGAGGAGGGTCCAAAAAGTTGTTTTGCATCAATTGTTGAGGAAAACATCAAGCTTGTCTTTCTCATGAAGAGTCTAGTGAAAAAAATGTTGGATAACAACGAGTCTGAGGCTTTTGATGCCAAAGTAATAGGCTGCTTTGTGAAAATCAGATCAGACCCAATGGATTACTCGCAGAAAAAACCGTTTTCAACTCGTGCTAATAACAGGTTTGTATTTGCACATATCATGCAtccatattaa